Proteins encoded by one window of Halobaculum halobium:
- a CDS encoding RAD55 family ATPase, translating to MDRIPFGVAQLDSVLGGGAPEGSVVLVAGESGAGAREFAYTSAAMNALASVDDETFDLYYGDLDDDATVPPEVHYLSFTTDDDYIERELRYTMADEIVDAAMAGIEFADLSAEYFQLSPIPREWYMGATSTIHDLNGAGNRDTVLSALGEYLTANAAGNLVVIDAVTDLVGASGGEVEWEDVAMLVRGLAKAVHSWGGLLLALVNTDTIADRQLGQLVDGSSGTLQFSWESGGSKRARTMVVREFRGVLSQLESENIVRFETEIHDGGLDISDVRKIR from the coding sequence ATGGACCGGATCCCGTTCGGCGTCGCCCAACTCGACTCGGTGCTCGGCGGCGGCGCCCCCGAGGGCAGCGTCGTGCTCGTCGCCGGCGAGTCCGGCGCCGGCGCCCGGGAGTTCGCCTACACGAGCGCCGCGATGAACGCGCTCGCCAGCGTCGACGACGAGACGTTCGACCTGTACTACGGGGATCTCGACGACGACGCGACGGTCCCGCCGGAGGTCCACTACCTCTCGTTTACCACCGACGACGACTACATCGAGCGCGAGCTGCGCTACACGATGGCCGACGAGATCGTCGACGCCGCCATGGCGGGGATCGAGTTCGCCGACCTCTCGGCGGAGTACTTTCAGCTGTCCCCGATCCCCCGCGAGTGGTACATGGGGGCCACCAGCACCATCCACGACCTCAACGGCGCCGGCAACCGCGACACCGTCCTCTCGGCGCTCGGCGAGTATCTGACGGCTAACGCCGCCGGCAACCTCGTCGTGATCGACGCGGTCACCGACCTCGTCGGCGCCTCCGGCGGCGAGGTCGAGTGGGAGGACGTGGCGATGCTCGTTCGCGGGCTCGCGAAGGCGGTCCACTCGTGGGGCGGGCTGCTGCTCGCGCTCGTCAATACCGACACGATCGCCGACCGCCAACTCGGCCAGCTCGTCGACGGCAGCAGCGGCACGCTCCAGTTCAGCTGGGAGTCCGGCGGCTCGAAGCGCGCCCGGACGATGGTCGTCCGCGAGTTCCGCGGCGTCCTCTCCCAGCTCGAATCGGAGAACATCGTACGGTTTGAGACCGAGATCCACGACGGCGGACTCGACATCAGCGACGTGCGGAAGATCCGGTGA
- a CDS encoding beta-ribofuranosylaminobenzene 5'-phosphate synthase family protein, which translates to MPDPAAVRRADAPGPVTVESGARLHFGFANLSLAHERLYGAAGVALEAPRVRLRISPAGSVTSEHVAVRDYAERACDLLGVDGARVAVETELPRHMGLGSGTQLALATLAGVAAAHGCDPAVRERAPALGRGGRSGVGVATFEDGGFVLDAGHPTGRFTTDRPADGDWRVPAVAARHRVPADWRFLLVVPDADPGRAGDDEDSAIRRAVEDADPAVADRVAGVIQRRLLPAVAEGSAERFGAAVEEIGRLNGAWFADEQGGVYRPPVGDIAAEVGDDPAVYGTGQSSWGPAVYGVTDAARADAAREAGVDALEAAGVAGDVRVAEPRNGGATIARVDAD; encoded by the coding sequence ATGCCGGACCCAGCAGCCGTCCGACGTGCCGACGCACCCGGTCCCGTCACGGTGGAGTCCGGCGCGCGCCTGCATTTCGGCTTCGCCAACCTCTCGCTTGCGCACGAGCGCCTGTACGGCGCCGCCGGCGTCGCCCTCGAGGCGCCCCGCGTCCGACTCCGCATCTCGCCCGCGGGCTCTGTCACAAGCGAGCACGTCGCCGTCCGCGACTACGCCGAGCGCGCGTGCGACCTGCTCGGCGTCGACGGCGCTCGCGTCGCGGTCGAGACGGAACTCCCCCGCCACATGGGCCTGGGGAGCGGGACGCAACTTGCGCTCGCGACGCTCGCGGGCGTCGCCGCCGCACATGGCTGCGACCCGGCGGTGCGCGAGCGCGCGCCGGCGCTCGGGCGGGGCGGCCGATCGGGCGTCGGCGTCGCGACGTTCGAGGACGGCGGCTTCGTCCTCGACGCGGGCCACCCCACCGGGAGATTCACCACGGACCGCCCCGCAGACGGCGACTGGCGCGTTCCCGCGGTCGCCGCGCGCCACCGCGTGCCTGCCGACTGGCGGTTCCTGCTGGTCGTCCCCGACGCGGACCCCGGTCGCGCCGGCGACGACGAGGACTCGGCGATACGCCGCGCGGTCGAGGACGCCGACCCCGCGGTCGCCGACCGCGTCGCAGGCGTGATACAGCGCCGACTGCTCCCCGCGGTCGCGGAGGGCTCCGCCGAGCGGTTCGGCGCCGCAGTCGAGGAGATCGGGCGGCTCAACGGGGCGTGGTTCGCCGACGAGCAGGGCGGGGTCTACCGCCCGCCGGTGGGCGACATCGCCGCCGAAGTGGGGGACGACCCCGCGGTTTACGGCACCGGACAGTCCTCGTGGGGGCCCGCCGTCTACGGCGTCACCGACGCGGCCCGCGCCGACGCGGCCCGCGAGGCGGGGGTCGACGCGCTCGAGGCCGCCGGCGTCGCCGGCGACGTGCGGGTCGCCGAGCCGCGGAACGGCGGCGCGACGATCGCCCGCGTCGACGCCGACTGA
- a CDS encoding NAD(P)/FAD-dependent oxidoreductase: MMAHIGIVGAGLAGAGAAYALRDTDHEVTILEKSRGVGGRAATRRRDGCRYDYGANYVKVPDDRTGELIRDLGEEGLVDIAEPVWTFGADGEIAPGDGDDDHKYTWEAGITQFAKRLLAESGAEVRKTTRVAALDRAGGTWAATDTDGDDHGPFDALVLTPPAPQTAELLAATEGADADGALEDLRAAVEGTKYRTIRTLVLHYPFELDVPWYGLVDTDKAHEIGWLSREECKRGHVPDGESLLIVQPSPEWSAERYDDPLEETAETAATLAADLVGDDRLADPDWVDDQGWRYALPNEGLDGDRDGVEGGGTDADADGTADAVAAAREAGVFVAGDWVAGRGRAAAALWNGIDAGESIADRL, from the coding sequence GTGATGGCACACATCGGTATCGTCGGCGCCGGCCTCGCGGGCGCCGGTGCGGCGTACGCGCTTCGCGACACTGACCACGAGGTGACGATCTTGGAGAAGTCGCGCGGGGTCGGCGGGCGGGCGGCGACGCGGCGGCGCGACGGCTGCCGCTACGACTACGGCGCCAACTACGTGAAGGTCCCCGACGACCGGACCGGCGAGTTGATCCGCGACCTCGGCGAGGAGGGCCTCGTCGACATCGCGGAACCGGTGTGGACGTTCGGCGCCGACGGGGAGATCGCTCCCGGCGACGGCGACGACGACCACAAGTACACCTGGGAGGCCGGGATCACCCAGTTCGCCAAGCGCCTGCTCGCCGAGAGCGGCGCCGAGGTACGCAAGACGACCCGCGTCGCCGCCCTCGACCGCGCGGGGGGGACGTGGGCCGCGACCGACACCGACGGCGACGACCACGGCCCGTTCGACGCGCTCGTGCTCACGCCCCCGGCGCCGCAGACGGCCGAACTGCTGGCCGCGACGGAAGGAGCCGACGCCGACGGCGCGCTCGAAGATCTCCGTGCGGCCGTCGAAGGGACCAAGTACCGGACGATCCGGACGCTCGTGTTGCACTACCCGTTCGAACTCGACGTGCCGTGGTACGGGCTCGTCGACACGGACAAGGCACACGAGATCGGGTGGCTCTCGCGCGAGGAGTGCAAACGCGGACACGTCCCCGACGGGGAGAGCCTGCTGATCGTACAACCGAGCCCCGAGTGGTCCGCCGAGCGCTACGACGACCCGCTGGAGGAGACAGCAGAGACAGCGGCGACGCTGGCGGCCGACCTCGTCGGCGACGATCGACTCGCGGACCCGGACTGGGTCGACGACCAGGGGTGGCGCTACGCGCTCCCGAACGAGGGGCTCGACGGCGACCGGGACGGCGTCGAGGGCGGCGGAACCGACGCCGACGCTGACGGAACCGCCGACGCGGTCGCTGCCGCCCGCGAGGCGGGAGTGTTCGTCGCCGGCGACTGGGTCGCCGGCCGCGGCCGCGCCGCCGCGGCGCTGTGGAACGGGATCGACGCTGGCGAGTCCATCGCCGACCGGCTGTAG